A window from Cydia pomonella isolate Wapato2018A chromosome 8, ilCydPomo1, whole genome shotgun sequence encodes these proteins:
- the LOC133520696 gene encoding uncharacterized protein LOC133520696 isoform X2, with product MGSEHYCLRWNNHQSNLLGVFSQLLHDESLVDVTLACSEGASIRAHKVVLSACSSYFRSLFVDHPSRHPIVILKDVGLEELRTLVDFMYKGEVNVQYCQLPALLKTAESLQVKGLAEMTTLSAAGIDTRNVPEPMDECQSQDTKECQESHERLDGCEKWEREERRDAKDLRDTRDRENKDRDSREAHPRESREARESHREHREPRDLREHRDHRDVREHREAREPREPREPRENREPRETRDHREVPRDLRDNREIRESKEIESSPPRISPLLSVRRFRNENSTEPPIPTHPPLPKDEPPDEPMRPSSPEDDAVSIRSNGAQNENIGINMTINSHGVLGPRYSPVEQRLSVLNAISHPGLPHPSHASLPSPRNEPIAGPSGLPPVQQVPLSLKKEVDWDRSNEDKGGESSTDYRIPHESMCLDMTCSSPSIPSPIPPRSPTALPIWSPLLALQACRLRRYLSDDCMTYQNRHLLHSERRRCGVCLASFPSTWLLERHAALQHASQTSCDDKPFVCEQCGQSYRYRSAYVKHREQNHRARLPADKLFTCDVCGMQFRYLKSFKKHRLNHTLERLHTKNTDPSDSLDQVSSTNEALLGRCGEMDLSIKKKNRPESTRSPPIEVHDEQDSTVDSNGPSDSIVTVDDSTDCRNSSAESESKRDDTPSEERRRVPVSFASVSSIADSSESESRADSKHDSASPHSGIMGFLQSDDRQRDRERRFACPFCGKCVRSKENLKLHVRKHTGERPFVCLFCGRAFGGKSDLTRHLRIHTGERPYHCEACGKCFARADYLSKHLTTHVHNAR from the exons GTCGTTCTGTCTGCGTGCTCATCCTACTTCCGTTCGCTGTTCGTGGATCACCCCTCGCGGCACCCCATAGTGATTCTCAAGGACGTGGGTCTGGAGGAGTTGCGGACCCTGGTCGACTTCATGTACAAGGGAGAGGTCAACGTTCAGTATTGCCAACTACCCGCGCTCCTCAAGACTGCTGAGAGTCTTCAG GTCAAGGGATTAGCTGAAATGACTACATTAAGTGCAGCTGGTATTGATACAAGAAACGTTCCTGAACCAATGGATGAGTGCCAATCCCAGGACACCAAAGAGTGTCAAGAGTCCCACGAGAGACTAGATGGTTGCGAGAAATGGGAGAGAGAAGAAAGGCGTGACGCAAAGGATTTGCGGGATACCCGTGATAGAGAAAACAAGGATCGAGACTCAAGAGAAGCTCATCCAAGAGAAAGTCGTGAGGCGAGGGAATCACATAGAGAGCACAGAGAACCGCGAGACTTAAGAGAACATCGCGACCATCGTGATGTGAGGGAACATAGAGAGGCAAGAGAGCCTAGGGAACCTCGTGAACCTAGAGAAAATAGAGAGCCACGAGAAACTCGCGACCATCGCGAAGTTCCTCGGGATTTAAGAGACAATAGAGAAATTCGAGAGTCTAAAGAAATAGAGTCATCACCTCCTAGAATATCGCCTTTACTGTCAGTTCGGAGATTTAGAAATGAGAACTCCACAGAACCTCCTATCCCAACGCATCCTCCCCTGCCAAAGGATGAGCCGCCTGACGAGCCAATGCGTCCTTCATCGCCAGAGGACGACGCAGTATCTATAAGATCAAATGGGGCGCAAAATGAAAACAttg GCATAAACATGACTATAAACAGCCACGGCGTGCTGGGGCCGCGATACTCGCCAGTCGAGCAGCGGCTGAGCGTGTTGAACGCGATTTCACACCCTGGTCTACCTCATCCTTCACATGCTTCGTTGCCCAGTCCACGAAATGAGCCAATCGCAGGCCCCTCGGGTCTGCCGCCGGTGCAACAAGTACCCTTG TCTCTGAAGAAGGAAGTTGACTGGGACCGGAGTAACGAAGACAAAGGTGGCGAGTCATCCACAGACTATCGAATACCGCATGAATCT atGTGTCTGGACATGACATGCAGTTCACCCAGTATCCCGAGTCCCATTCCACCGCGAAGCCCTACCGCTCTACCGATCTGGTCCCCGTTACTCGCGTTACAAGCATGCCGCTTACGCAGGTATCTTAGCGATGACTGCATGACTTACCAAAACAGGCACCTCCTCCACTCGGAGAGACGCCGATGTGGAGTATGCCTCGCCTCATTTCCCTCTACGTGGCTCCTGGAGCGCCACGCCGCCCTGCAGCACGCGTCGCAGACCTCTTGCGACGATAAACCATTTGTTTGCGAACAATGTGGACAAAGCTACAGATATAGGTCCGCTTATGTAAAACACAGAGAGCAAAATCACCGAGCTAGGCTACCGGCTGACAAACTATTCACCTGCGACGTCTGCGGAATGCAGTTCCGCTACCTAAAGTCATTCAAAAAACACCGTCTGAACCATACTTTAGAGCGACTTCACACAAAGAACACCGATCCGAGTGACAGTTTGGATCAAGTTTCTAGCACAAACGAGGCTTTGTTAGGTCGCTGTGGTGAAATGGACCTTTccattaaaaagaaaaacagaCCTGAAAGCACCAGAAGCCCTCCGATTGAAGTTCATGATGAACAAGACAGTACCGTTGATTCGAATGGCCCATCAGACTCCATAGTGACAGTTGACGATTCGACTGACTGCAGGAACTCGAGTGCCGAAAGTGAGAGCAAACGAGACGACACTCCCTCGGAAGAGAGAAGGCGCGTTCCAGTTTCATTTGCCAGCGTTAGTTCAATCGCAGATAGTTCAGAGAGCGAGTCTCGAGCTGATAGCAAACATGACAGCGCGAGTCCACATTCGGGAATTATGGGATTCTTGCAAAGTGATGATAGGCAACGAGATAGGGAGAGGAGATTTGCATGCCCATTTTGCGGGAAATGCGTTAGgtccaaagagaatttaaagtTGCACGTGAGGAAGCACACCGGGGAGCGACCGTTCGTGTGTTTGTTCTGCGGGCGCGCGTTCGGGGGCAAGAGCGACCTGACTCGGCACCTCCGTATTCACACCGGTGAGAGGCCGTACCACTGCGAGGCCTGCGGCAAGTGCTTCGCGCGGGCCGACTACCTGTCCAAGCACTTGACCACTCACGTGCACAACGCGCGCTGA